The sequence ataaataaataaataatacattttattttttcaagaCCTTTTTTAGATAAACAGGAAACACTGCATTGTTTTAACAATTGTAGACATAAACTATTAATTTAACATTAGTTCTTACCACTATTGAGAGTTTaccaaacaaaaacattttgttGTTTACAAGTTATTGATTATACTTAAGGCCTCtgcttttaaaataataaaattaaataggtACCACTCCACTGCAGCAAAGTGTGTCAATGAAACGAAAGTGAAAAAAACCTTAGAGAAAATAAGAAGAAATGTTAAAGAGCACAGCCAGATTTAACACATAATTAAAAACCTCATTCTTCACGGTCGGAAGAAATCATTCTAGTATTTCCCACAATAAGAGGCCTGTGGCTAACTAATTAGATGGCCCTGGTGATTGATGTCTGCACAACACCGAATATCTCTGTGTGACCCAGTTTCAAGCCAGCCAAAACAGAAATACTGAATGAATGGGGGGAACCGATTTTTCTGACAGTTCTTTGAGGAAAGAATATTATTGACAGCCACTCGAATTTCAAGTGTGCGTCAATTGGCGGTGCGGCACTTAAGTGTTTATCGAGCCAAATGAGTCATTTAGTCGACCGGCCCTTGCTGGGTGCTCACTTCGAAGATGTCGGGTTCACCATGCAGAACGATCTTGACGAAGATCCTTTGCTCCTTTCCCGAAGGGCATAGCTCTCGGATATCAATGTCTGTGTAGAGAAGATAGTCCATGTTGCAATAGACCAGATCCTCGCCGTCTTTCAAAGGACTGTCCAGTGCATTCCGCAGGCAGCGCAATCCGTGGGTTTCGTTGGAATGGGATCCATCAAGGATTGATAGATGGGCATTCACTTGCCGAGAGGCCACAGGACTCACCATGTAGAATATGTAGGCCTGTTCCATATTCAGCATAGGTGGACTCACGTAAAGCATGAGAATAATGGGCAGATGATGGACAATCTGCAGATCAGCAGTAACCGCATAGCTGCGACCCTTCTTCGGGGATCCCCCGTAGGCTATCACCCCCACCGGGTGATTCCTTCCCGGCGTCAATTTCTCCAGCTCCACCTCGTACTGCGTTGGCACATCTGCTTCGACCTCGGTCATCGAATCCTGCGGATTGTGACGCATCAGCAGATGGGCCAGCATCTCGAGTGGCGACATTTGCGACTGACACTTTTCCACTGGACAGAGCAGGGGAATTCCATACAGCGCCTCCAGATCCAAATGGGCGAACCGGTTGTTCTTGATGGGATTGGGTGGAAAGCTTAGTCTAAGCGGCTTTCCCTGGATTTTGGCCAACTTACCATAATTTCGGGATTGAATTAAATGTAAATCTTTATGTAATATTCACGGAG is a genomic window of Drosophila suzukii chromosome 2L, CBGP_Dsuzu_IsoJpt1.0, whole genome shotgun sequence containing:
- the LOC108011261 gene encoding uncharacterized protein; translated protein: MNNRFAHLDLEALYGIPLLCPVEKCQSQMSPLEMLAHLLMRHNPQDSMTEVEADVPTQYEVELEKLTPGRNHPVGVIAYGGSPKKGRSYAVTADLQIVHHLPIILMLYVSPPMLNMEQAYIFYMVSPVASRQVNAHLSILDGSHSNETHGLRCLRNALDSPLKDGEDLVYCNMDYLLYTDIDIRELCPSGKEQRIFVKIVLHGEPDIFEVSTQQGPVD